A stretch of the Vigna radiata var. radiata cultivar VC1973A chromosome 7, Vradiata_ver6, whole genome shotgun sequence genome encodes the following:
- the LOC106767711 gene encoding uncharacterized protein LOC106767711, with protein sequence MGSPTSRIVFRTVAVALLLLLVFYIGRPLYWKISATVHDIRNNKQTVRQGISQIVMEAQKSVGWYHDESDSGVRANSRKLLLYNPPYSLFV encoded by the exons atgggtTCACCAACATCAAGGATTGTTTTCCGTACTGTGGCGGTCGcgcttttgcttcttcttgtCTTCTACATCGGTCGCCCTCTGTACTGGAAAATCTCCGCCACCGTCCACGACATCCGCAACAACAAGCAAACCGTCAgacaag GTATTTCCCAAATCGTCATGGAGGCTCAGAAATCGGTGGGGTGGTATCACGACGAGTCCGACTCAGGGGTCCGAGCCAACAGCCGAAAGCTGCTTCTTTACAATCCCCCTTATTCACTTTTTGTGTAG